The segment gaacatatatatatttattaatactttCCCCTGTCAAAAAAGAAGATCGCATATTCACAATCTTCACGTCTCCCCTTTACAACGAGAGGTCAAATCTTGTGCCGACATGGATCATCATCAAGAATCGAATTCTCTAAAACAACTCGTCCctctatcttcttctcctttcttgTCAACCTTCAAGATCAAGAAACATATATTCGTCGGAATCTCTCTTCTCATCAGTTTCTTGATATTCTCCGTTACCGTCGTGGATCTTGTCGGCATCAAGCCTCATCTCTGTTTTGGATTCTTATCTTCTTCATCGACGAAGGAACGGAGAGATGACGACGTATGCGACTATTCGTACGGAAAATGGGTTCGTAGCCGACAACGTGGCGTGGACGGAACCTCTTATGGAGAAGAGTGTCGGTTTCTGGATCCTGGGTTTCGTTGTCTGAATAATGGAAGAAAAAATTCTGGTTTCCGACAATGGCGATGGCAACCACACGGTTGCGATCTTCCACGGTATGTTGTCACACTCTTTATGTAATTTTTGCTTGGGACTTAAGGTATCGATTGGTGTGGATGAAAACAAACATCTAGGGTTACAAGCAATTCATTGATTGATTCATTAGTTTTAAACTTACAATGCAATGCTTCTAAAAGTACAAACCTAATTATATCCAAAAGTTGTCATAATGGATTATAACTTTTAGGGACAAAACTAGAAGTTGAAGTGAGTTGTATCAAAAtgataaattcatttttatttttattttttgtatcaaaattcatttttatttaaaagtaaaatttaaagagttaaatatacaatattattgaacttgttattttgaattatactGTAAACTCAAATTTTCTTGAAAATATTTGGTGTCGCCAATTTAATGAGATTTCTAATGATCTTAGTGTTTTGGTAGATAAATCTTCAAATCTTATAGTTTTAGATAGAATTTTACAGTGTCCTAACTAAAATCTAGTAAAAATTCACCTAAAATCATCTAAACACTCATTAaaaactactccctctgttttttaaagatagatgttttaaaaaaataaattgtttcacaaagatgtattttttatgtttcctatacaaaaattgcaaatttcaataaaattgattgaatttattgaaagactattggttaaaatgcattggaatttgataatttctaaaaatgatgtatagttaatgtgttttcttaatatgtgtgaaaacactaaaacatacatctttaaaaaacagagggagtatatcaTTCTAAATACTTTCAAATACTCATTGAATCTACTTTAAAGATTATCTAATATGAACCTAAAAGGTCACAAGTTCAAGACTCGTTCAGATAAATTTACAATCTATAATAAGAGTTAACATAACATGATATAAACTTTATCCTTGTATGAACCTACCAGAACCTCctagttattttttaaaattaaatagtacAAACCATTTTCATAGAAAAAACACTAATAAAACTTTGCTcactttaattttctaaaattacttTACATTGCTTTGATTTAAAGGTTAAgacttttagacttttagacttttagacttttagacctctggatttgaatctggCGCCAATCTAGTtcaatatttttactttatttttctcACCACGATGACTTGGTTCATGTGGTCTGAAACTATTATAGATTCAACGCAAGTGATCTTCTGGAGAGGAGTCGGAACGGGAGGATAGTGTTCGTCGGAGATTCCATAGGAAGAAACCAATGGGAATCACTTTTATGTATGCTTTCACAAGCTGTGTCTAATCAATCTGAGATATATGAAGTTAATGGTAACCCTATAAGCAAGCACAAGGGTTTCCTCTCGATGCGGTTTCCAGAACATAACCTAACGGTCGAGTATCATAGAACACCGTTTCTTGTCGTGGTTGCTAGGCCACCTGAGAACTCAACGGAGGACGTCAAGATGACTGTTAGAGTTGATGAGTTCAACTGGCAGTCGAAAAGATGGGTCGGGTCTGATGTTCTGGTCTTCAACACAGGACATTGGTGGAACGAAGACAAAACCTTTAACATGTAAGAATGAAACATGAAATTTTGAGGGctatatgtaatttattaagagtttatataatttctttttagaAATTTGGAAGCGTATATgtatgtaactttttttttaaatgggttatAGACCAATGCTTCACTAGTCCCTTCAAAGGTGATGGATGAGTTCTCTTActgtgttttgttgttgttgatgcaGAGGTTGCTATTTTCAGGAGGGAGGTAAACTGAACAAGACAATTGGAGTAATGGAGGGGTTTAAGAAGTCTTTAAAGACATGGAAGTCATGGGTTTTAGAGAGACTAGATTCTGACAGTAGTTATGTCTTCTTCAGAAGCTTCTCTCCTGTGCATTATAGGTCTGTTTTTTCACAACAATCTATGAGGATTAATCATTAGACAAGAGTCTAAAGCTTTTTTGGGTTGTTGCAGGAATGGGACATGGAACTTGGGTGGTTTGTGTGATGCTGATACAGAGCCAGAGACTGATATGAAGAAGGTGGAACCTGACCCTATCCAAAACACTTATGTCTTTGAAGTAATAAAAGAAATGAGATATGAACATAGTAAGGTTGAGTTTCTGAACATTACATATCTGACCGAGTTCAGGAAAGATGCTCATCCTTCACGGTATAGAGAGCCTGGAACTCCTGAAGATGCTCCTCAAGATTGTAGTCACTGGTGCTTACCTGGTGTACCTGACACGTGGAATGAGATTCTATATGCACAGCTTTTGGCAATGAATTACACAACAAAATGAAAAGAGGTACAAGTATATAACGGGTACAAGTATATAACGCTTCTTCTTTCTAGTCACATGCTATATGAATTGCAGCTAGCATAGCTGTGAATGAGAAATGTTAACGCTGCAGAGGTTTAGCTTCACAGTTTTGTATAAGAAACTACTTATAAAGGTGTAGCTTGTAGTAGTTCAGACAAAGTGTATACCATTATCTGAATAGCATAAAAGTGAACACAGACTTGTCTGTAAAGTTATTTTTGAGTTATAATAAGATTATTGTGGAAGATGAGATTTGAgaaaatcatttctttttctttcacaAAAGCAGAGCTATAATCACACTTCCattgtcatttaaaaaaaaaaagattaatacaACATACACAAGGCAAGATGAGTAATTACACACATGACATACGTACAATAGTTTTAATTTTACAGTAATGAACACATATCAAGAAGGGTGTTGATTAGTGTCTTTTGAGAGCGACACCAGAGAGGACAACGAGGATGGTGAAGAAGACAACGGCTACAAAGGAGGAC is part of the Raphanus sativus cultivar WK10039 chromosome 5, ASM80110v3, whole genome shotgun sequence genome and harbors:
- the LOC130512728 gene encoding protein trichome birefringence-like 8 isoform X1 — translated: MDHHQESNSLKQLVPLSSSPFLSTFKIKKHIFVGISLLISFLIFSVTVVDLVGIKPHLCFGFLSSSSTKERRDDDVCDYSYGKWVRSRQRGVDGTSYGEECRFLDPGFRCLNNGRKNSGFRQWRWQPHGCDLPRFNASDLLERSRNGRIVFVGDSIGRNQWESLLCMLSQAVSNQSEIYEVNGNPISKHKGFLSMRFPEHNLTVEYHRTPFLVVVARPPENSTEDVKMTVRVDEFNWQSKRWVGSDVLVFNTGHWWNEDKTFNIGCYFQEGGKLNKTIGVMEGFKKSLKTWKSWVLERLDSDSSYVFFRSFSPVHYRNGTWNLGGLCDADTEPETDMKKVEPDPIQNTYVFEVIKEMRYEHSKVEFLNITYLTEFRKDAHPSRYREPGTPEDAPQDCSHWCLPGVPDTWNEILYAQLLAMNYTTK
- the LOC130512728 gene encoding protein trichome birefringence-like 8 isoform X2, whose protein sequence is MDHHQESNSLKQLVPLSSSPFLSTFKIKKHIFVGISLLISFLIFSVTVVDLVGIKPHLCFGFLSSSSTKERRDDDVCDYSYGKWVRSRQRGVDGTSYGEECRFLDPGFRCLNNGRKNSGFRQWRWQPHGCDLPRFNASDLLERSRNGRIVFVGDSIGRNQWESLLCMLSQAVSNQSEIYEVNGNPISKHKGFLSMRFPEHNLTVEYHRTPFLVVVARPPENSTEDVKMTVRVDEFNWQSKRWVGSDVLVFNTGHWWNEDKTFNIGCYFQEGGKLNKTIGVMEGFKKSLKTWKSWVLERLDSDSSYVFFRSFSPVHYRNGTWNLGGLCDADTEPETDMKKERCSSFTV